The Aureispira anguillae genome contains a region encoding:
- the rfbB gene encoding dTDP-glucose 4,6-dehydratase: protein MKQTILITGGAGFIGSHVVRLFVEKYPDTHIVNLDKLTYAGNLENLSDIDGKPNYTFVKGDIVDRQFIQALFEQYNFDGVIHLAAESHVDRSITNPIAFVETNIVGTINLLFAAREAWEGKMENKRFYHISTDEVYGTLGETGLFTEETSYDPRSPYSASKASSDHLVRAYFHTYGLPVVLSNCSNNYGSHQFPEKLIPLCINNIKEGKALPIYGDGKYTRDWLWVNDHATAIDTIYHKGVLGETYNIGGHNEWKNIDLVELLCDIMDEELGKAAGTSRKLITFVKDRQGHDRRYAIDATKIAKELNWEPSVTFQEGLRASVKWYLANETWLNNVTSGTYQKYYETQYED from the coding sequence ATGAAGCAAACTATATTGATTACAGGAGGGGCAGGGTTTATAGGCTCTCATGTTGTGCGTTTATTTGTAGAAAAATATCCTGATACTCATATTGTCAACTTAGATAAACTAACCTATGCAGGGAATTTGGAGAACCTTTCAGATATTGATGGTAAACCTAATTATACCTTTGTAAAAGGAGATATTGTAGATCGCCAATTTATACAAGCATTATTTGAGCAATATAACTTTGATGGTGTTATTCATTTAGCGGCAGAGTCTCATGTAGATCGTTCTATTACGAATCCAATTGCGTTTGTTGAAACGAATATAGTAGGAACAATCAATTTATTGTTTGCTGCTCGTGAAGCATGGGAAGGGAAGATGGAAAATAAGCGGTTCTATCATATTTCAACCGATGAGGTTTATGGAACACTTGGCGAAACAGGCTTATTTACAGAAGAAACATCTTATGATCCACGTTCGCCTTATTCTGCTTCAAAAGCTAGTTCCGATCATTTGGTTCGTGCTTATTTCCATACTTACGGCTTGCCTGTTGTCTTATCCAATTGTTCCAATAATTATGGCTCGCACCAATTTCCCGAAAAATTAATTCCGTTGTGTATTAATAATATAAAAGAAGGGAAAGCATTGCCAATTTATGGTGATGGAAAATACACTAGAGACTGGCTTTGGGTCAACGATCATGCTACAGCTATTGATACCATTTACCACAAGGGAGTGTTGGGCGAAACCTACAACATTGGTGGACATAATGAGTGGAAGAACATCGACTTGGTAGAGTTATTGTGCGATATTATGGATGAAGAATTGGGGAAAGCAGCAGGAACTTCTAGAAAGTTAATTACTTTTGTAAAGGATAGACAAGGGCATGATCGTCGTTATGCGATTGATGCTACCAAAATTGCTAAAGAACTAAATTGGGAGCCTTCTGTTACTTTTCAAGAGGGACTAAGAGCATCTGTGAAATGGTATTTGGCAAATGAGACTTGGTTAAACAATGTTACGTCTGGAACGTATCAAAAATATTACGAAACACAGTACGAGGATTAA
- a CDS encoding UDP-glucuronic acid decarboxylase family protein, whose translation MKRVLITGAAGFLGSHLCDRFIAEGCHVIGMDNLITGSMDNLEHLFKLPQFEFYHHDVSKFVHVSGDLDYILHFASPASPIDYLRIPIQTLKVGSLGTHNLLGLAKAKNARILVASTSEVYGDPLVHPQTEDYWGNVNPIGPRGVYDEAKRFQEAITMAYNTYHGLETRIVRIFNTYGPRMRVDDGRVLPAFFSQAIQGKELTIFGDGSQTRSFCYVDDLVEGIYRLLLSDCSMPVNIGNPDEITIGEFAEEVLDLVGNGTLSYHPLPVNDPKRRRPDITKAKEVLGWEPRVDRAEGIRRTYEYFKKVVPATAT comes from the coding sequence ATGAAACGGGTATTAATAACAGGGGCGGCAGGTTTTTTAGGATCTCATTTGTGCGATCGATTTATAGCAGAGGGCTGTCATGTAATTGGAATGGATAATTTGATTACAGGTAGCATGGATAACTTAGAACACCTTTTTAAGTTGCCACAATTTGAATTTTATCATCATGATGTAAGCAAGTTTGTTCATGTGTCTGGTGATTTGGATTACATCCTTCATTTTGCTTCTCCAGCTAGTCCAATTGACTATTTGCGTATTCCTATCCAAACCTTAAAAGTGGGCTCTCTTGGAACTCATAATTTGTTGGGATTGGCAAAGGCTAAAAACGCTAGAATTTTGGTTGCTTCGACATCTGAAGTCTATGGCGATCCATTGGTACATCCACAAACAGAAGATTATTGGGGCAATGTAAATCCCATTGGACCAAGAGGTGTTTACGATGAAGCAAAGCGTTTTCAGGAAGCGATTACAATGGCTTATAATACTTATCATGGTTTGGAAACGCGTATTGTTCGAATTTTTAACACCTATGGACCACGTATGCGAGTAGACGATGGGCGTGTATTGCCTGCTTTTTTCTCACAAGCTATTCAGGGTAAGGAGTTAACTATTTTTGGTGATGGTTCTCAAACACGTTCTTTTTGTTATGTAGATGATTTGGTAGAAGGAATTTATCGTTTGTTGTTAAGCGATTGTTCTATGCCTGTTAATATTGGGAATCCAGATGAGATTACCATTGGTGAATTTGCAGAAGAAGTATTGGATTTGGTAGGCAATGGTACCTTGTCTTATCACCCCTTGCCTGTAAACGATCCGAAAAGACGTCGTCCAGATATTACAAAAGCCAAGGAAGTATTGGGATGGGAGCCAAGAGTTGACCGAGCAGAAGGAATCCGTAGAACGTATGAGTATTTCAAAAAAGTAGTGCCTGCCACAGCGACATAA
- a CDS encoding DUF4276 family protein codes for MVSVTIYMEGGVLPHANIPAATINNSNRLREGFNKLFRQIFAVEDFDLKIEMGSGEKQAAVFFKESIKRGEAAVLLLDVYKHKGKISKLEEFGLANNSQQVFFMVREMEAWILSQLDVLEKFGTLENLIRQKPTIALKEDKSLQGIAIKDIDKPSDTLKVLLGRYYKNRRGKKQKYGKLKNAPAMIELLDIKSLRDSFEDVENLILYIQRKKEIN; via the coding sequence ATGGTAAGTGTAACTATTTATATGGAAGGAGGTGTATTGCCCCACGCTAATATTCCTGCTGCTACTATAAATAATAGTAATCGTTTGAGAGAGGGATTTAATAAACTTTTTCGACAGATTTTTGCCGTTGAAGATTTTGATTTAAAAATAGAAATGGGGAGTGGAGAGAAACAAGCGGCTGTTTTTTTTAAGGAATCGATTAAGCGAGGAGAAGCAGCAGTTTTATTGCTAGATGTTTATAAGCATAAAGGGAAAATATCCAAATTAGAAGAATTTGGTTTGGCAAATAATAGCCAGCAAGTATTTTTTATGGTTAGAGAGATGGAAGCTTGGATTTTATCTCAGTTGGATGTTTTGGAGAAATTTGGAACGTTAGAAAATTTAATTCGACAAAAGCCAACTATAGCGTTAAAGGAAGATAAATCTTTGCAAGGCATCGCAATTAAAGATATTGATAAGCCAAGTGATACCTTAAAAGTATTATTGGGACGATATTATAAGAATAGAAGAGGTAAGAAACAAAAATATGGGAAGCTAAAGAATGCTCCAGCAATGATTGAATTATTAGATATAAAGTCTTTGAGGGATAGCTTTGAAGATGTTGAAAATCTAATTCTTTATATTCAACGTAAAAAAGAAATAAATTAA
- a CDS encoding AAA family ATPase: MLKRVTLENFFSFGASTTIALNPDVNILVGINGSGKSNFLKAIRLLHEAVAGQGFEKTFLQEWGGFANVANVCGGKKDYIKLSYVFSFNVLEYQGEKEEDWTNDRYDSTYEIKIHRLGATGYYFEERLISKNGALAPSEFIAMHNNKGKLLLLLDAEAESGELIDYPNEKIPYSFSGSELILRQIDRNINLYTALKDAIEKLSIYDYFSTASNSVIRQPSIFGTEEKLLPTGENLNSIIQKLKNNHSLEYEKIEKLLGDINPNFKDITFNLFGSKSYLLLREKNLANAISIEHLSDGTLRYLLFLAIFYNPNRGKAICIDEPETGLHPDMINTVSDSIKHASKDTQLFIATHSPLLLNAFDLEDILIFEKDEKNQTKVLRKTEEDFAEWNDDYLVGQLWLNGQIGGKRW, translated from the coding sequence ATGTTAAAACGAGTTACCTTAGAAAATTTCTTTTCTTTTGGAGCGTCTACTACCATAGCGCTTAATCCTGATGTTAATATCTTGGTGGGTATTAATGGAAGTGGAAAGTCTAATTTCTTAAAGGCTATTCGTTTGTTGCATGAGGCAGTTGCTGGACAAGGCTTTGAAAAAACTTTCTTGCAAGAATGGGGGGGCTTTGCTAATGTTGCTAATGTTTGTGGAGGAAAGAAGGATTATATCAAGTTGAGTTATGTTTTTAGTTTTAATGTATTAGAATACCAAGGAGAGAAGGAAGAGGATTGGACGAATGATCGTTATGATAGTACTTATGAAATAAAAATACATAGATTAGGGGCAACTGGTTATTATTTTGAAGAACGTTTAATTTCTAAAAATGGAGCATTAGCTCCATCGGAATTTATTGCAATGCACAATAATAAAGGTAAATTACTTTTGTTATTAGATGCTGAAGCAGAAAGCGGGGAACTAATTGATTATCCAAACGAAAAAATACCTTATTCTTTTTCAGGATCGGAGTTAATTTTGCGACAAATTGACCGTAATATTAATTTATACACAGCTTTAAAAGATGCCATTGAAAAACTATCCATTTACGATTATTTCAGCACGGCATCTAATAGCGTCATTCGTCAGCCTAGTATTTTTGGAACAGAAGAAAAGTTACTTCCAACAGGTGAAAATTTAAATTCGATTATCCAAAAGCTAAAGAACAATCATTCTTTAGAATATGAGAAAATAGAAAAACTATTAGGGGATATTAATCCTAATTTTAAAGACATTACCTTTAACTTATTTGGTTCAAAGAGCTATTTATTATTACGAGAAAAGAATTTAGCAAATGCGATTTCCATTGAACACCTTTCGGATGGTACCTTGCGTTACTTGTTATTTTTAGCCATTTTTTACAATCCCAATAGGGGGAAAGCAATTTGTATCGATGAGCCCGAAACAGGCTTGCATCCAGATATGATTAATACCGTTTCGGATTCGATCAAGCATGCCTCAAAGGATACACAGTTATTTATTGCTACGCATTCTCCATTATTGCTCAATGCTTTTGATTTGGAAGATATTTTGATCTTTGAGAAAGATGAAAAGAATCAAACTAAAGTCCTTAGAAAAACTGAAGAGGATTTTGCAGAATGGAACGACGACTATTTAGTAGGACAATTATGGCTAAATGGTCAAATTGGGGGTAAAAGATGGTAA
- a CDS encoding UDP-glucose dehydrogenase family protein, with translation MNITIIGTGYVGLVTGTCFAETGNQVVCVDIDAAKVAKMKSGIIPIFEPGLSVLFERNTNNGRLTFTTNLAEAVETAEIIFLALPTPPGADGSADLSYVLGVAKQLSTMITKYTVIVDKSTVPVGTAEKVEALLAQNLDHDLFDVVSNPEFLREGVAVDDFLKPDRVVIGTSSDRARQVMERLYQPFVRQGNPIFFMDERSAEVTKYAANSYLATRISFMNEIANLCELVGANVDNVRRGMGADGRIGKRFLFAGIGYGGSCFPKDVKALAKTAGDYGYDFQILKSVMEVNQKQKLRLVEKMNAYYDGNLEGKVVAMWGLAFKPNTDDIREAPALEAIEQLLAAGATVQAFDPEAMENVKAIYGDKITFVNSKYDATKNADCLAIMTEWNEFRTPDFGELKQQLTDAVIFDGRNLYDLDVVKGAGLTYMSIGRLDINVAIKQES, from the coding sequence ATGAATATAACAATCATAGGAACAGGATATGTGGGGTTGGTTACAGGAACTTGTTTTGCTGAAACAGGAAACCAAGTTGTTTGTGTTGATATTGATGCGGCAAAAGTTGCCAAAATGAAATCTGGAATTATTCCTATTTTTGAGCCTGGTTTGTCTGTTTTGTTTGAGCGAAACACCAATAATGGTCGTTTAACCTTTACAACCAACTTGGCTGAAGCAGTTGAAACGGCAGAAATCATATTTTTAGCTTTACCTACTCCTCCAGGGGCAGATGGCTCAGCAGATTTGTCTTATGTTCTTGGGGTTGCCAAGCAATTGAGTACGATGATTACAAAATACACGGTAATTGTTGACAAAAGTACGGTACCTGTTGGAACAGCTGAGAAAGTAGAAGCGCTTCTTGCCCAAAATTTAGACCATGATTTATTTGATGTAGTCTCTAATCCTGAATTTTTGAGAGAGGGAGTTGCTGTAGATGATTTCTTGAAACCTGATAGAGTTGTTATTGGAACGTCTTCTGATCGTGCTCGCCAAGTAATGGAACGTTTGTATCAACCTTTTGTTCGTCAAGGAAATCCTATTTTCTTTATGGATGAGCGTTCTGCCGAAGTAACTAAATATGCCGCCAATTCTTATTTGGCAACTCGTATTTCATTTATGAATGAAATTGCGAACCTTTGCGAATTGGTAGGGGCTAATGTAGACAATGTAAGAAGAGGAATGGGAGCAGATGGAAGAATTGGTAAGCGTTTCTTGTTTGCTGGAATTGGTTATGGTGGTAGCTGTTTTCCTAAGGATGTAAAGGCACTGGCTAAAACGGCTGGCGATTATGGATATGATTTTCAGATTCTAAAATCTGTCATGGAGGTTAATCAAAAACAAAAATTGCGCTTGGTCGAAAAGATGAACGCTTATTACGATGGAAATCTTGAAGGCAAGGTAGTTGCTATGTGGGGATTGGCTTTTAAACCCAATACAGATGACATTCGTGAAGCACCTGCTTTGGAAGCAATTGAACAATTGTTAGCGGCTGGAGCAACCGTTCAAGCATTTGATCCTGAGGCAATGGAAAACGTCAAAGCAATTTATGGAGATAAAATTACCTTTGTAAATTCTAAATATGATGCGACCAAAAATGCAGATTGTTTGGCAATTATGACGGAATGGAATGAGTTTAGAACGCCCGACTTTGGAGAACTAAAACAACAATTGACCGATGCTGTGATTTTTGATGGCAGAAATCTATATGATTTGGATGTGGTCAAAGGAGCTGGATTGACTTATATGAGCATTGGTCGTTTGGACATTAATGTTGCCATAAAGCAAGAATCGTAG
- the msrA gene encoding peptide-methionine (S)-S-oxide reductase MsrA gives MKNTEIATFGAGCFWCTEAMFQDLKGVHKVASGYSGGHVDQPTYKEVCTGTTGHAEVLQIHFDPTIISYQELLEALWYAHDPTQLNRQGNDIGTQYRSAIYYHNEAQKNAAEASKQAAATLFSQPIVTEITAFSQFYPAEDYHTDYFNLHGENPYCSAVVGPKVKKFRQKFATKLKS, from the coding sequence ATGAAAAATACAGAAATAGCAACATTTGGAGCAGGTTGTTTTTGGTGTACAGAGGCTATGTTTCAAGATTTAAAAGGAGTACATAAAGTCGCCTCAGGATATTCTGGCGGTCATGTAGATCAGCCAACTTACAAAGAAGTTTGTACAGGAACAACAGGACATGCTGAAGTGTTGCAGATCCATTTTGATCCTACTATAATTTCTTACCAAGAACTATTGGAAGCGCTTTGGTATGCTCATGACCCCACTCAACTCAATCGCCAAGGCAACGATATTGGCACACAGTATCGCTCTGCTATTTATTATCACAACGAAGCCCAAAAAAATGCAGCGGAAGCATCTAAACAGGCAGCAGCAACACTATTTAGCCAACCTATTGTAACGGAAATCACTGCCTTTAGTCAATTTTATCCAGCAGAAGATTACCACACCGATTACTTTAACCTTCATGGAGAAAATCCCTATTGCAGTGCTGTTGTTGGACCAAAAGTCAAGAAATTTCGCCAGAAATTTGCGACTAAACTGAAATCATAA
- a CDS encoding pyridoxal phosphate-dependent decarboxylase family protein, producing the protein MLEKIKALEKLANPLEPTASERKKMRTAVVDYSEQFLENIKTLKAYEVTPDKGKKVWDFPISETGIGLEKAIELIQNNVDRPGLNPASGGHIAYIPGGGIYPASLGDYLADITNRYAGVFYGSPGAVRIENLLLRWMCDLFGFPAEAGGNLTSGGSIANLIAVTTARDHKQLKSKDFERVVIYSTAQVHHCTRKAIKISGLYEAIQRNIPMDQNFRMDAQALATTIAEDKKAGLIPFLVIASAGTTDTGAIDPLNAIADICEAQNLWFHVDGAYGGFFILSEEVNAQLKGIERADSIVIDPHKGLFLPYGSGAVLVRNAKWLYDSQHMEANYLQDAFDDIEELSPADLSPELTKPFRGLRMWLPLQLFGVAPFRACLSEKIWLCRYFYEAVQKIEGFEVGCYPDLSVMTYRYVPKTGDANAYNLALTNRVKEEGTVFISSTTIDGLVYLRLAVLSFRTHLDTINQLLQVLRTLTENEPC; encoded by the coding sequence ATGCTAGAAAAAATAAAAGCGCTCGAAAAATTAGCCAATCCTCTAGAACCTACTGCTTCTGAACGCAAAAAAATGCGAACAGCCGTTGTTGATTATAGCGAACAGTTTTTAGAAAACATCAAGACACTAAAAGCCTACGAAGTAACGCCAGATAAAGGAAAAAAAGTATGGGACTTTCCCATTAGTGAAACGGGCATCGGTTTGGAAAAAGCAATTGAACTCATTCAAAACAATGTAGATCGTCCTGGCCTTAATCCTGCTTCGGGAGGGCATATTGCCTATATTCCTGGTGGCGGGATTTACCCTGCGTCCTTAGGCGATTATTTAGCAGATATTACCAATCGCTATGCAGGGGTATTCTATGGTAGTCCTGGAGCTGTCCGCATAGAGAATCTATTGCTGCGTTGGATGTGTGATTTGTTTGGTTTTCCAGCAGAAGCTGGGGGCAACTTGACTTCTGGAGGCTCTATTGCTAATCTCATTGCTGTAACAACGGCAAGAGACCACAAACAATTAAAATCCAAAGATTTTGAGCGAGTTGTTATTTATTCTACCGCACAGGTTCATCATTGTACTCGAAAAGCGATTAAGATTAGCGGTCTTTATGAAGCGATTCAACGCAATATTCCAATGGATCAAAATTTTAGAATGGATGCGCAAGCTTTAGCAACAACCATTGCTGAGGATAAAAAAGCAGGGCTGATCCCTTTTCTTGTGATTGCATCTGCTGGAACAACCGATACAGGAGCTATCGACCCCCTAAATGCGATTGCCGATATTTGTGAAGCTCAAAACCTGTGGTTTCATGTGGATGGAGCCTACGGAGGATTTTTTATTCTTTCGGAAGAAGTGAATGCCCAACTAAAGGGTATAGAACGAGCAGATTCTATCGTTATTGACCCACACAAAGGTTTATTTTTGCCTTATGGCAGTGGTGCCGTATTGGTTCGAAATGCCAAATGGCTCTACGATTCTCAACATATGGAGGCTAATTATTTGCAGGATGCCTTTGATGATATAGAAGAACTTTCTCCTGCTGATTTATCTCCTGAACTAACCAAACCATTTCGGGGATTGCGCATGTGGCTCCCTTTGCAACTTTTTGGAGTGGCTCCCTTTAGAGCCTGTTTGAGTGAGAAAATTTGGCTCTGTCGTTATTTTTATGAAGCGGTGCAAAAAATCGAAGGTTTTGAGGTAGGATGCTATCCCGATTTGTCCGTAATGACCTATCGCTATGTGCCCAAAACAGGAGATGCCAACGCTTACAATCTAGCACTAACCAATCGAGTAAAAGAAGAGGGAACGGTATTCATTTCTTCTACTACCATTGATGGACTGGTTTATTTACGCTTGGCTGTGCTTTCTTTTAGAACGCATTTAGATACCATTAATCAGCTTTTGCAGGTACTTCGTACGTTGACTGAGAATGAGCCTTGCTAA
- the smc gene encoding chromosome segregation protein SMC, producing MRLKSLEIKGFKSFADRTVINFGEDVIGIVGSNGCGKSNIVDAIRWVLGEQKTSQLRSESMTSVIFNGTKGRKASGLAEVTLTFINDKGILPLEYQEVSIKRILYKDGSSEYQLNGVKCRLKDISNLLVDTGMGSDSYAIIALGMVDDLLQDKDNSRLKLFEQAAGISKYKIRKKETFNKLKATEADLSRVEDLLFEIQKNLKSLERQAKRAKRYFELKDEYRRLSLELSYFKIAECKKNYKELDVQLEVERKAKKELDLSIETLEKRVERGRTGNLEKEQELASSQKKLNSLVGKIKGKENDKKILAQKTLFLQQNNEKLDERIASNRKRIAETEKNIELQSEQLDEEYKKGKALSLQLEEAKAILEKIRGQHGSTKRELEEFVIQQKVLNNSAFEQEKRAAILQNQEESALRNIERLNQNLEQRTVEVKGITEQASQLEAAQKEQEEVIDKMKIEEEVRKKNLEKTELELETAKENLSLKNRKLDAKRNEYKLLKSLVENMDGFSESIKFLNKNQSWSDNAPLLSDIFYCEPTYRAAVENYLEAYLSYYVVQNFTEALQAIELLDQNQKGKANFFLLDQFPEQDAPSNTSNKGVWALDVLTYDARYQALAEYLLGNVYIVEEKVGVEELDSRTIWLTQDGKFTQRGYSVRGGSVGAFEGKKIGRKKNLELLETQIEALSEEAQIMDNLVKDLRLAQQNLRQANQQFEIQKLEKQLNNTVRQAITIKSKLDSFELFRKETEDQKATYHKQITAHQQEQKMVQSQLTRLQKELLELKTTVSEKDASVQDIAQGMAEASSNYNKKHIEQVRHQNGMASIEKELDFCHRQYKELKDQRKRDEEILNESGGDLVATQKEIEVASQQLHEWYEVKKEYQEAVVVAEKAYFKARSDMSDTEKELREKQRKQTQQLELLGKLDNKFNEVKMQLTSIAERLNMEFEIKINDLVNETPNPEFEEAVLESNVAQLRGRLTNYGPINPMAIEAYDEIQDRNKLIVEQRDDLIKSKENLMATISEIESKATERFMAAFNQARTYFIQVFRSLFHEDDTCDLKLTAPETPLESKIEIVAKPKGKRPLSINQLSGGEKTLTATALLFSLYLLKPAPFCIFDEVDAPLDDANIAKFNNIVKDFSKNSQFVIVTHNKKTMEAVDIMYGVTMVKGISRVVPVDFREMETVT from the coding sequence ATGCGTTTAAAAAGTTTAGAGATAAAAGGTTTTAAGAGTTTTGCAGATCGTACGGTCATCAATTTTGGCGAGGACGTAATCGGTATTGTTGGTTCGAATGGATGTGGGAAATCTAATATTGTGGATGCAATTCGTTGGGTGCTTGGTGAGCAAAAAACAAGTCAATTGCGTTCGGAGAGCATGACAAGTGTGATTTTTAATGGAACCAAAGGTAGAAAGGCTTCGGGCTTGGCTGAGGTAACGCTTACTTTTATCAATGATAAGGGGATTTTACCCCTAGAATATCAGGAAGTGTCCATTAAACGGATCTTGTATAAGGATGGTTCTAGCGAATATCAACTAAATGGGGTGAAATGTCGTCTGAAAGATATTTCTAATTTATTGGTAGATACGGGAATGGGCTCAGATTCTTATGCAATTATTGCACTGGGAATGGTGGATGACTTGTTGCAGGATAAGGACAATTCTCGCCTTAAGTTATTTGAACAGGCAGCGGGAATTTCTAAATATAAAATTCGAAAAAAAGAAACGTTTAATAAGCTAAAAGCTACAGAAGCAGATTTATCTAGGGTAGAAGATTTATTATTTGAAATTCAAAAAAATCTAAAAAGCTTAGAGCGCCAAGCTAAACGAGCGAAGCGTTATTTTGAATTAAAAGATGAATATCGTCGCTTAAGTTTGGAGTTGAGCTATTTTAAAATTGCGGAATGCAAAAAGAATTATAAAGAACTTGATGTTCAACTAGAGGTAGAACGAAAAGCCAAAAAGGAACTGGATTTGTCGATCGAAACTCTTGAAAAACGAGTTGAGAGAGGGCGGACAGGAAATTTGGAGAAAGAGCAGGAGTTGGCTAGCAGTCAGAAAAAATTAAATAGTTTAGTTGGAAAAATAAAAGGCAAGGAGAATGATAAAAAAATTCTCGCTCAAAAGACTTTGTTTTTACAGCAGAACAATGAAAAATTAGATGAGCGTATTGCTTCGAATCGAAAAAGAATTGCCGAAACGGAGAAAAATATTGAATTGCAGAGTGAGCAATTGGATGAGGAATATAAAAAAGGGAAGGCATTGAGTCTTCAATTGGAAGAAGCAAAAGCAATTTTAGAAAAAATAAGAGGGCAACATGGCTCAACAAAAAGAGAGTTAGAAGAGTTTGTTATCCAACAAAAGGTACTGAATAATTCAGCTTTTGAGCAAGAAAAAAGAGCGGCAATACTCCAGAATCAGGAAGAATCCGCACTTAGAAACATCGAACGATTAAACCAAAATCTAGAACAGCGAACCGTAGAGGTAAAAGGAATTACAGAGCAGGCTAGTCAATTGGAAGCTGCTCAAAAAGAGCAGGAGGAAGTCATTGATAAAATGAAAATAGAAGAGGAGGTTCGAAAGAAAAATTTAGAAAAAACAGAGTTAGAATTAGAAACAGCTAAAGAAAACTTAAGTCTTAAAAATAGAAAATTAGATGCCAAGCGCAATGAGTATAAGTTGCTAAAGAGTTTGGTAGAAAATATGGATGGCTTTTCAGAATCCATCAAATTCTTGAATAAAAATCAATCTTGGTCGGATAATGCGCCTTTGTTATCAGATATTTTTTATTGTGAACCGACTTATAGGGCTGCGGTGGAGAATTATCTGGAGGCTTATTTGAGTTATTATGTAGTGCAGAATTTTACAGAGGCATTGCAGGCGATTGAATTATTGGATCAAAACCAGAAGGGAAAGGCTAATTTTTTCTTATTGGATCAATTTCCAGAACAAGACGCTCCATCCAATACTTCTAATAAAGGCGTTTGGGCTTTAGATGTTTTAACTTATGATGCTCGTTATCAGGCTTTAGCTGAATACCTGTTGGGCAATGTGTATATTGTTGAAGAAAAGGTTGGGGTGGAAGAGTTGGATAGCCGTACAATTTGGTTGACTCAAGATGGAAAATTTACGCAGCGAGGATATTCTGTGAGAGGGGGATCGGTAGGAGCATTTGAAGGTAAGAAGATTGGGCGTAAGAAAAATTTGGAGTTGCTCGAAACACAAATAGAGGCTTTGAGCGAAGAGGCTCAAATAATGGACAACTTGGTAAAGGATTTACGACTTGCGCAGCAAAATTTGCGACAAGCAAACCAACAATTTGAAATACAAAAGCTAGAAAAGCAACTTAACAATACCGTTCGTCAGGCTATTACCATTAAGTCCAAATTAGACAGCTTTGAATTGTTTCGAAAAGAAACCGAGGATCAAAAAGCAACTTACCATAAGCAAATAACAGCACATCAGCAAGAGCAAAAAATGGTTCAATCACAGTTGACACGATTGCAGAAAGAGCTGTTGGAACTTAAGACAACTGTTTCAGAAAAGGATGCTTCTGTTCAAGATATTGCTCAGGGTATGGCTGAGGCTTCTTCTAATTATAATAAAAAACACATTGAACAAGTTCGGCACCAAAATGGAATGGCTTCCATAGAGAAAGAACTTGATTTTTGTCATCGTCAATACAAAGAACTTAAAGATCAGCGGAAGCGAGATGAGGAAATTCTAAATGAATCTGGTGGCGATTTAGTAGCTACACAAAAAGAAATTGAAGTAGCTAGCCAACAGTTGCACGAATGGTACGAAGTCAAAAAGGAATACCAAGAAGCAGTAGTGGTGGCAGAAAAGGCTTATTTCAAGGCAAGGAGTGATATGTCGGATACCGAAAAAGAGCTGAGAGAAAAACAACGAAAGCAGACGCAGCAATTGGAATTGTTGGGAAAACTGGACAACAAGTTTAATGAGGTTAAAATGCAACTGACTTCTATTGCCGAGCGTTTGAATATGGAGTTTGAAATCAAAATTAATGATTTGGTTAATGAAACGCCTAATCCTGAATTTGAAGAAGCGGTTTTGGAGTCTAATGTAGCGCAGTTGCGTGGTCGTCTAACGAATTATGGGCCCATTAATCCCATGGCGATTGAAGCTTATGACGAAATTCAGGATCGGAATAAATTGATTGTTGAACAACGGGACGACTTAATCAAATCAAAAGAAAATTTGATGGCTACCATTTCCGAAATTGAGTCCAAGGCAACAGAGCGATTTATGGCAGCATTTAACCAAGCCAGAACCTATTTTATACAGGTATTCCGAAGCTTATTTCATGAAGATGATACCTGTGATTTGAAATTAACAGCACCAGAAACACCTTTAGAATCAAAAATAGAAATTGTTGCTAAACCTAAAGGAAAACGCCCACTTTCCATCAATCAACTATCGGGAGGAGAAAAAACCTTAACGGCTACGGCTTTGTTATTTTCTTTGTATTTATTAAAACCTGCGCCTTTCTGTATTTTTGATGAGGTGGATGCTCCATTGGATGATGCCAATATTGCCAAGTTTAATAATATTGTAAAGGATTTTTCTAAGAATTCTCAGTTTGTTATTGTAACCCATAATAAAAAGACCATGGAGGCAGTGGATATTATGTATGGAGTGACAATGGTTAAGGGAATTTCTAGGGTTGTGCCTGTTGACTTCCGTGAAATGGAGACGGTTACTTAA